A portion of the Myripristis murdjan chromosome 13, fMyrMur1.1, whole genome shotgun sequence genome contains these proteins:
- the linc.pou2af1 gene encoding colorectal cancer associated 2, with protein sequence MRTLTGRYVDCAASVHVADASGGGCGARALQVRAGSFPVAESAFSFQVQDGAFSDTQQQFVDVMLPGNGYSNTDHGTSYSAALPPSLPLPWAHGLSSDADYYGHGMAPASPPDSLKLCSPVDPNSYSPQDSFSSSSSSSCYDSPTRMESSYQPFTPEHYHYHQCNLQDCYCLSHCWTGQQESFSAPEYAPYYGPTDYAYPCPVEENYFRRDLPMSSEMCYNVL encoded by the exons ATGCGCACTCTGACAGGTCGGTACGTGGACTGCGCTGCCTCTGTTCACGTGGCGGACGCGAGCGGCGGCGGCTGCGGCGCACGAGCCCTCCAGGTGCGCGCCGGCTCGTTCCCAGTGGCTGAGAGCGCGTTCAGCTTCCAGGTGCAGGACGGCGCCTTCAGTGACAcccagcagcagtttgtggATGTCATGTTGCCCGGTAACGGCTACAGCAACACCGACCACGGCACCAGCTACAGCGCCGCCCTGCCGCCCAGCCTGCCGCTGCCCTGGGCTCACGGTCTCTCCTCTGATGCAGACTACTACGGCCACGGCATG GCTCCTGCCTCACCACCGGATTCCTTGAAGCTCTGCAGCCCGGTGGATCCCAACAGCTACTCTCCACAGgactctttctcctcctcttcctcctcctcctgctacGACTCGCCCACCAGGATGGAGTCCAGCTACCAACCTTTCACTCCGGAgcactaccactaccaccagTGTAACCTGCAGGACTGTTACTGCCTGTCCCACTGCTGGACCGGCCAGCAAGAGAGCTTTTCTGCCCCCGAGTACGCACCTTACTACGGCCCCACAGACTATGCATACCCCTGTCCCGTTGAAGAGAACTATTTTAGGAGGGATCTCCCCATGAGCTCAGAAATGTGCTACAATGTACTATGA